Proteins from a genomic interval of Deltaproteobacteria bacterium GWC2_65_14:
- a CDS encoding 4-hydroxy-3-methylbut-2-en-1-yl diphosphate synthase, producing MIVRRKTRRIRVGSVLVGGSAPVSVQSMTNTDTRDPRATLRQIRSLAREGCEIVRVAVPDAAAARAFRKIKAGSPLPVIADIHFDFRLALACADGGADGLRINPGNIGGEARTREVLRAARANGCSVRIGVNAGSLEKDLLARHGGPTPEALVRSAARAVRICEKARFTQVKFSLKASDVPATVEACRRFSRRFDYPLHVGVTEAGTLFSGTVKSAVGIGVLLAEGIGDTLRVSITGPPEEEVRVGWQILKSLGIRRRGPDFVSCPTCSRVSIDVVGIATEVERRLSRLPVPLKVAVMGCAVNGPGEAKEADVGVAGGKGEGLIFVRGEIVKKVKEKDIVKEVVRFARRAAAEQERP from the coding sequence ATGATCGTTCGCAGAAAGACCCGGAGGATCCGGGTCGGTTCCGTCCTCGTAGGCGGAAGCGCCCCCGTTTCCGTCCAGAGCATGACGAACACCGACACGCGGGATCCGCGTGCAACCCTGCGCCAGATCCGGTCGCTCGCCCGGGAAGGGTGCGAGATCGTGCGCGTGGCGGTTCCGGACGCGGCGGCCGCCCGCGCGTTCCGGAAGATCAAGGCCGGCTCTCCGCTCCCCGTGATCGCCGATATCCACTTCGACTTCCGGCTGGCCCTTGCCTGCGCGGACGGGGGGGCGGACGGCCTGCGGATCAACCCGGGGAACATCGGGGGGGAGGCGCGCACCCGGGAGGTGCTGCGCGCCGCGAGGGCGAACGGTTGCTCGGTCCGGATCGGGGTGAACGCCGGATCGCTCGAAAAGGATCTCCTCGCCCGTCACGGGGGGCCGACCCCGGAGGCCCTGGTCCGGAGCGCCGCGAGGGCCGTCCGGATCTGCGAGAAGGCCCGGTTCACGCAGGTGAAGTTCTCCCTGAAGGCGTCCGACGTACCGGCGACCGTCGAGGCCTGCCGCCGCTTCTCCCGCCGCTTCGACTACCCGCTGCACGTCGGGGTGACGGAGGCGGGGACCCTCTTTTCCGGGACCGTGAAATCGGCCGTCGGGATCGGGGTCCTTTTGGCCGAGGGGATCGGGGATACCCTGCGGGTCTCGATCACCGGCCCTCCCGAGGAGGAGGTTCGGGTCGGCTGGCAGATCCTGAAGAGCCTGGGGATCCGGCGGCGGGGGCCGGACTTCGTCTCCTGCCCGACCTGCAGCAGGGTCTCCATCGACGTGGTCGGGATCGCTACGGAGGTGGAGCGGCGGCTCTCCCGGCTGCCGGTCCCCCTCAAGGTGGCGGTGATGGGGTGCGCGGTGAACGGACCCGGCGAGGCGAAGGAGGCCGACGTCGGGGTGGCGGGCGGAAAAGGGGAAGGGTTGATCTTCGTCCGGGGGGAGATCGTGAAGAAGGTCAAGGAGAAGGACATCGTCAAAGAGGTCGTCCGGTTCGCACGCCGGGCGGCCGCGGAACAGGAGAGGCCGTGA